Sequence from the Rhizophagus irregularis chromosome 5, complete sequence genome:
CTTTATTCTATCAAacgtttgattttatttttgctattaaaagtatatttccTTAATCCCTTTCAAAGaactaatatataaatttctcgAAAACTCTTAGTAAAGAATTGCTTAAACAATAGACTTGGAATACTGCGCCACAAATCCAAATCAAAGAAAATActagatatttatattcaaaatttttttttttacataatagcACGGAGATCTTGTAAGTATATACGGTAATGTTGCTTTATTTGCTATATTGCGTAattaacattctttttttagcatCTCAATAATATCTTAATATACAAAGATACAATAAAGTTGGACGTTCATACCAAAAAGAGCCAGAATGTTATGGGGTGTAATTGATAATGGTGTAAAACGGAGCCGAATTCCTGATTGCCGATCATCCGGACCCGGTTTAATCGCAGAAAATCCCCTGGAATTCCACGACAATCTGCGCCTGAGCCGGGTCCGGATCACGTTgcggctaattatttttcggcctaactacaccattatgAAGAAAAGGTCAAATCCTTTCCGAATGTCAATCCAGTCGGTCAAAAACTTCCATGTAATAACGAGAAAcctgatatatatagtttggGAGTTTTGTTCTGGTGGACTTGAAGATACtgtaattatattatgttGAAAATTCTTAATGATTTGAGAGAAGAGCCTGTACCGAACAcgaatgttaaatttattgaacttTATCAATGTAAGTGTAATATGATTTCGTAGTACAatctttgttatttttgttgttgcaatataatttttaatctattttGGAAGCAAAGAACCGGATGAACGACCACATATTTCCAAAGTAAGTgaagtaaatattattgattttaaaaataataatgtgtCTACTGTTTCTTATCATAAAGGAGGAGAAGAAAGTATTGTACATTCTTGtcaaattgttttaaataagcTTAGTCAAGAACTTTAGATTATTTCACGGTCTTTTTTAGATTGTTCGTTATTCTTAGAACTGTTTTTCCAATTTTCCATTCTAATAAAGTGTCTTTACACgaacatttataataataaactaaattttctattacGTATTATAAAAACGGCGTATGTCAAGCGATGATATTTATGTCATTATGTGTCgattttgctaaatttaataaccattttttatGGTGTAAACTAAAAAGTCCTCAAAAGGTTGAGTCAAAAAGCACCGCATACATTGCGTTAACCCTTCGTATAGGAGTAACAAACATCCCGAACGAGTAGTTATTCCTCTTGTGATTATAAACACTCAACTACTGAGCCCTTGGTATATGTGATTCATAGTCCACTGATGTTGGACTAATCTATTTTGCATCAATTTCTGCAAAATCGCTTTCGAGTCCTGTCAGTCTGATTTATAACTAGCACTGTTCAATGCTACTTTCCATAGTACGTAGAGCACcgcctaaaaaatttttttattatattctttatttattacaaaattggtttgtattatttaataatcgtAATAAAAAGATGATTCTTATAAAAGTTTTCAAGACTTGATAGAAACTTAGTtttaattaccaaaaaatcaaacaataaattttataaaataaaaaagaattatgagaAATACTTCAgatacaaacatttttttgtattttttttttattaagaactACGAGCATTTTTACAGTAAAATAATGTTCcttcatttgaaaaaaaaccgCAAATTTATTTCTATCTTTAGTAAATTTCGCCAAGCCACGCTGCAGAAATTTTTGGTCTACATATTTGTCCGGTGTCTGcccattatgaaaaattatcgATCACGTGAGTTTCTGGCTCTCACGTGACattatccaaattttttttttcttcacaaCGGTTTCCGTTTCCTAGTAACTATTTTAATCTATAAGCTTtgtaatatacaataaaataagatataaCTAACACAGATTTTTAAGGGCAAACACAGGGCCTACCATATAAGTAAATAGTGACGACAAAAGCATATGTTATGAAGGACCGAGGACTTCTCAATTCCGAGATCCTGCTTCTATTGGTGAAGATTTTGACAATCGTCTTGTAAATCATTTTGTACAAGAATTCAAAAGTAAATTTAACAAAGATATTACATCCAATGCACGTGTTATCTATCCGTCGTTTAAGAACGGCATGTGAACatccttataaaaaattttatccattatttctgtaaaaactccgtaaaaatgatcctttcacggatccattcacggagaatgaaaaaaattcgatagattccgtgatataagattattaattccagaaatatgagccttttacggaaaaaagatggaatggatcgactttttttacagggcatGCAAAACGTTGAAAGTGTGAAGAGTCTTCACGATTGCCATATGACACAGCATTAATATTTTGTCAGAGAAATACACAAGAAGGCAATAGGGAGATGTGTAAGTCCATCTATCCTTTATTTGTCAATCACacatatctataaaaatgaaatgtgttaaattcattttatatttgtgtTCATGTACAAAAAACGTCCAAAATAAGCACCATTTTGTCTGTATTACAAacacaaaaattaaacaaaatggtgcttttttagacatttattacacatgagcaacaaatttaacacatttcgtttttattGAGGCATTATTATTGATACATTCTTTGCTTTTTTTGTTGGGTCAAATATGAGCTAGTCCGAAATTATTAACGGAATGCTACTTTTTATCAGTTAAACTATACTttcattatttgtaaatatcgGGTTTcgtaatgaattatttataatcaattaatttcacATTATCGTTAAAAGTTTAAACATATACATGTGAAAAGCAATGAAAGCGACATTGAATTTATTGGTCTTGAAGGAAATCTGCCGGAGAAACTAAAAATGAGTAAGTTTAATTTTAGCTCAAGAAACATTTAACTAAAAGTAGAATGTTCCGATGGTTTTTCCTTTCTATGATAAAGGACCTTTTTGTTGATCAAGCCGAGCTTTacgaaatcaaaaaagaaaattgttttatgaaattttcaaGATGGTCATTTGGTTAACGGAGTAGTACACAATAAGGGTCATTCATAATGTCAAGAAAATTGAACTTTCTGaacttaatataaataagagtACTGACCACATTgataaattgttataaaaattataaaaataaagaaaacaataaaaaaattataatgaaaatgaacGGAACTATTCATCATCGTTTTAACTTGAGTCTTTTGTCCTTCTTCGTCTTTAGCACCTCCGCTAGTTGCGTTGCTACTCCTTGTACATGTGATGGGTGCAGACCGCAAGGCCAATACTGTGgtggtaaataataattggattttctgatttcatatttttttttgtcttattttgattttctttttttagctgACTTTGTTGATCCTAATTGCATATATGATCAATGCAATCCACAAGGTAAACCATGTGATTATGGCTATCGCCAATCCTGCTATGACTGCGGTTGTTTACTGTATATTGTCATGTGATCATCATGTGCTATTTCGGTGTTACGAAGTTTAATATGTTTAACTATGTTCGACATGTTAATCATTGTTCGACATGTTAACAGTTAATCATGTTAAAACATGTTAAACATGATTGGCATATCAAACATGTCAATCATATTACAcatattagatatattaaacttgttaaatatgttaaatttatcagtatatgtataatttattataaatacaggTCAATTTTCTGTAGTAATGTTTCTTCCAGATAACAACatattagatatattagatatattaaacttgttaaatatgttaaatttattagtatatgtataatttattataaattttggtcAAATGATGAGAAAAAAAACTCTCTCCTGCATAAACCGATTTACATAGAATTCCGCAGCAACACACAAACAACGGTAAAATGGGTATAACACCGTCAAGAGAAAAATTTATAGCCTTAGAAGGATACGCCCAAAAAAGCGTCGAAGAGCGAAATACAATACTAACAAACGCAGGAATGGAAATAACTCAAACGGACAAAGACTTAGCAGAATTTTTAGGGGCAGAAGACGTAACCTTAGGTTGCTTTATTAGAGGTATTATTACGATATGCATAGACGAACACAACAACATACGCAACCAAGAGTTCACAAGATATATGGAGGAATACAAAAACGTCAACAACGAAATGCTTGAACAAAAACATATAGAAATGAATGAACAGATAAGAATGATGGAAGAAAATTGGAAGCTAaaagaagaatattatttcaaGAACTCGACAATGAAAAAACACCAAATAGTAACGGAATTAGGTTCGGTCGACCaagaagacaaagaaaaattGGATAAATACAACAAATGTAAAGACATGatagaaaaagatttagaagCGAGCGATGACTCCAACGAAGGCCAACTGTGGGAAACGAACAGCGACACAACCAGTGACACTTCAGATTTCAACCAAAGTATGACAAggagatataatatttacaacaaaagcTCACACCTATCAACAAACGACACACCCCATAACACCAATAGAAACTCACAAATGCAGGAGACGATCAAAAATGGAAACTCTCAATATTCAAGGCACCAATCAATTACGATGGCGTTTACCGCCGATCACGACATGGGAGCAAATTCCAGAATAAGTAAAGAATCAATGCACAAACCCAAAACAGCCGACGATCTGAAATATTTCGCGGGACTCCTGACCACACAAATCAGGGACGCACAAACAGACCAATCGATAATcgaatatataaataacaacAAACTACTAGAATATCACATGAACACATTAGGAAGAATGATGAAAAACGGTAATGAATATACCTACGTAGGTTTTTTCACAGAAACagccaaaaataattttttggagGACGGAAGAGTAAAGGGCACTCTAGGGAATTTCAGAGACTTAGAATGGCTCAACAAACTATATAAAACAATCACGATATCGGTAACAGGAATCGATGAAAAAATGGACATAAACGAAGTAATAGAAGCTGTAGAAAGGAAGTTAggtaaaatgcaaaaaatatcACAACAAGGAAAACAATACGGGAAAATCAATCTCAAACTAGTTATGGAAATAAGATGTACAGAAGAGGAACTGATGAACACATGGGGAATTCTCTTGAAGAACAGAATGATAAAAATAGAACCGATTAACTATAAAAACCACGTGATCAGACAAAGAGGGAAAATAAGCGCAAGCGTGCTAGACATAccaaatgaaattgatgaacTCGAAGTGGCCAAAATACTAAGACAAACAGGTGCAAGATATTGGTACAAATCGaataacaaaaacaaaagatcatACCAAATGAATGTTTACTTTAACAacgaagaagaaagaaaagcAGCG
This genomic interval carries:
- a CDS encoding uncharacterized protein (SECRETED:cutsite_CVA-TP; SECRETED:prob_0.4696); SECRETED:SignalP(1-29), giving the protein MKMNGTIHHRFNLSLLSFFVFSTSASCVATPCTCDGCRPQGQYCGADFVDPNCIYDQCNPQGKPCDYGYRQSCYDCGCLLYIVM